ATTGTCATGGACCAGTTGGTACTGCTCGCTTTTTTTATAAATTATATAAGATAACAAATGACCCTAAAAGTATCCAATGGCACGATAAACTAATTAATGGGATAATTAAAACTGGAGCACCAGAAAAGCACTCGCCAGGTTATTGGTATACTCACAATCAATGTTGTGGTACATCAGGAATGACGAATCTCTTTTTAGGTGTTTGGGCTGAAAATGGAGAAAAGAAATATTTGGAATATGCTATACGTACTGGGGAACAACTTCTTGGATATGCATATCATTCTTATGAAAACAATGAATTGCAAACAAAATGGTATCAGGCAATAGATAGAGTAAGTCCTGATAGAGTAAGCACAGCTATTGGGTTATATAATGGAGCAGCAGGTATAGGTTGGGCATTACTTCAGCTATATTTAGCTGAAGAAGGTAAATTTCAGGTAGCACGAGCTTTAGATGATCCGTATCCATTATATAGGTAGAAATATATATGAGAAAATTTGAATAATAACTTTGAAAATAATATTGACAAACCTTAAAAAAGTATATATACTTTAATTCATAGTAAACTTATATGAATAATCTAGATAAAAATAAATCTGACTGGATAACCAGAGGATATACTTCTAAAATGCATTAGAAGTATGTCTTCTTTTTTTTATATAAATTAATATTTTTTAGGTTTGTTTGTTGAATTAATTAAAAAATATAAAAAGGGGCTATGTAAAATGAAGAAAAGAAAGTTTGTAAAATTATTAAGTATCATTATGGTAGTTACGCTTGGAATAACAGGGTGCTCAACGAGTAGCAATTCTGGAAAAATTGATGACAAGCAAAAAACAGCAGGGACTGGCGATTCAGTGGATTTAAGTAAAGTCACACTGAGATTTGGGGAAGTTGGATGGTCTCAATATCAATCGGAATTAAAAGCAGCAGGACTTGATAATACGCCATATAAGGTTGAGTATAATACCTTCCAAGGTGGAAATTTATGTCTTCAAGCAATGGCAGCAGATCAAATAGATTTAACTGGATCAAGTGAGACTCCTCCTGTTTTTGCAGCAGAATCTCAAAATCAAGGTAATTTCAAGATAGTTGCAGTTAATCATGGAAGTACTTTGCTACAAGAATTAGTTGTACCAAAGGATTCACCAATAAAAACCGTTGCAGATTTAAAAGGTAAAAAAGTAGGATATATAAATGCTACAACAGCACAATATTTTTTAATAAAGATGTTGGAAAAAGTTGGACTTAAATGGTCAGATGTTGATGCTAAACAAATGTCAACAGCAGATGGTGTTACGGCTTTAGCTGGAGGGCAGATAGATGCTTTTGCAAGTTATGGAAATTCTATAATTGCAGCTCATAAAAATGGTGCAATTACGCTTCAAAGTGCACAAGATATTTTATCAGGATATTTTCCTTATGAGGCTTCTGTTACAGCTTTAAAGGATTCAGGAAAAAAAGCTGCAATTATTGATTATTTAGCGAGAGTAGAAAAAGCAAATCAATGGAAAAGAGATAATGCTGAAGCATGGGCAAAAATATCAGCAAAACCACAAGGCTTTTCAGAAGAAGATGGCTTAGACGTATTTAAAAAACAAGAGGCACAAACTAAGAGTCAAGTGATTTTGGTTGATGATAAAGTTATAGCATCCCAGCAGGACTTATCAAATGTATTTAATTCAGTAGGTCTTATAAAAAATAAACAAGATGTTAAAAATTTTTATACTAATGAGCTTAATGACGAGCTAAAGAAAGCTTTGAGTAAATAAAGCATTATTTCTAAGTAAAATCATTTTATGTGCAAGGCTTTTTATAAATACAATAAGATATTTATAAAAAACTTGCACATTATTTAAAATTATAATTATCTTCAATGAGGTGAAATAAATGGAGAAAGACAAAAAAACGTATATTTTTTCTAAGACCTTAGGATTGATTATTCCAATATTAATTTTAATAGCATGGTATGTATTTTCAAACAATGGATTAATAAAATCCAGTATACTACCGACTCCAATTAGCGTATATGATGCATTTGTTGAAACAGTTAAAAATGGGGAGCTGCAAAAGAATATGATAATAAGTTCTAAAAGAGCATTTATAGGCCTTTTAATTGGAGGAGGAATCGGATTCTTTTTAGGATTAGCTACAGGCCTATCTAAAATAGCTAAATTATTTCTAAATGATAGTATTCAAATGATAAGAAACATTCCAATTCTAGCTTTACTTCCATTAATAATATTATGGTTTGGTATAGGAGAAGAAGCAAAAGTTGTTATGGTTGCATTAGCCGTATTTTTCCCAATGTACTTAAATACGTACAATGGAATAATTTCAATAGATCAGGGGCTTATTGAAATGGGAAAGATTTATGGTTTAAAAGGTTTTACTTTATTTAAGAATATTATTTTTCCAGGAGCCTTACAATCAATTCTTGTGGGGTTAAGACATTCTTTAGGAATTATGTGGCTTATTTTAATTGCCGCTGAAACTCTTGCAAGTGATACTGGGATAGGTTATATGGCAATGACAGCCAGAGAACTTTTGCAGATGGATGTAGTTGTATTAAGCATAATAATTTATGCTATTCTTGGAAAACTATCTGATTTTGTAGCAAATGTAATAGAAAGAATTGTTTTAAGATGGAATCCAGCATTTAGTAAGTAATAGTGGAGGTAAAATAAAATGTCAGAAGATAATGGGATAGAAATTAAAATAGAACAATTGAATAAATATTTTGGCAAAGTTAAAGTATTAGAAAATTTATGTTTATCAATAAAGGCAGGAGAATTTATTGCTATTGTTGGGAAAAGTGGTTGTGGAAAAAGTACTCTTTTAAGAATTATTTCGGGTTTAGATAAACCATCAGAGGGTGAAATTAAGTTAGATGATAAAATCTCTCATAAACAAAATGAAAATGTAAGATACTTATTCCAAGAAGCAAGATTATTGCCTTGGAAAAATATTATGGATAATGTGCTTATAGGTTCTCAGAATAATAGGGACTTAGCAGAAAATGCATTAAATGCAGTTGGACTTTTAGACAAAGCAAAGGAATGGCCTTATGCACTTTCAGGTGGCCAAAAGCAAAGAGTTGCATTAGCAAGGGCACTTACAAGCAGCCCTAAATTAATACTGCTTGATGAACCACTTGGTGCTTTGGATGCTTTGACAAGGATTGAAATGCAGCAATTAATAGAAAAAATATGGCTTGAGAAAGGTTTTACAGTAATATTAGTTACCCATGATGTTAGTGAAGCAGTAACTTTAGCTGACAGAGTAGTATTAATTGAAAAAGGAAAAATAGAAATGAACATTGATATTACTCTTGCAAGGCCGCGAATAAAGGATAATGATTTTGCGTATTTTGAGAATCGCATTTTAAATAAAGTTCTTAATCTATCAGATGAAAGAAAAGTACAAGCTGAATATGCTATATAACGTATTAATTTGTGTTGAGAAATTATTAGTTAGGAGGAAGATGTGAATGAGCTTAATACAAACACCATATGAATATGTAAATGAACCAGGAATTATTAGTGAAGCAGGGAATTATGTAAAAGAATTAGGGGGAAATGCACTTATAATTGGAGGAAAAACAGCCTTAAGTATTACTGAAAATAATATTGCAAAGAGTTTTGAAGAAAATAATATTATTTTTACTATAAAAGAATTTTCAGGATATCCAACAGAAAAAGTAATAGCTAAATTTTCAGAGCTTGGAAAAGAACAAAAAATTGATGTTGTTATTGGAATAGGAGGAGGAAGAGTTTTAGATACCACAAAAGCTGTTGGAAACAGGTTGAATATACCAATTGTTGCAATACCAACAATTGCAGCTACCTGTGCTTCTTGGGCAGCTGTATCCATTATATATGATGAAGATGGAAATCAGGTGGATTTTTTTGAGACTCAAAAATCAGCAAATTTAATTCTAGCAGATACAAAAATATTAGCTGAAGCACCAGATAGATATTTAAAAGCTGGAATTATTGATACTCTTGCAAAATGGTATGAATCAGAACCTAACTTGAAAAACCATAATGACAGTTTACAATTAAAAATTCAAACTGAAGTAGCTAAATTAGGTTTTGATATTTTACTGGAAAAAAGTAATAAATATTTTAATTCTAAAGATAGGAAAGATAATTTAAATGATTTTAAACAAATAGTAGATTCAATTATTTTAATTGCAGGTTTAGTTAATAGCATAAAAAGCAATGAATTTTATGGAGGGATAGCACATCCATTTTATAATAGCACTACAAGAATACCAGAAACGCGAAATAAACTTCATGGAGAAAAAGTCGCCTTTGGAATTCTTACTCAACTCGTATTAGAAGGAAAAACAAAAACTGAGTTAATAGAAACTTTTAACTTGTTTAAGAACTTTGATGCTCCGATAACCCTAAAAGGAATTGGAATTGAAAATGAAATAGATGAAAAGATTACTTTAATTGCAGAAGATGTATCAAAAAAGAGTGGATTTTATAAAGGAATAAACTATGAATTAACAAGTGATGTTATTAAAAAGGCTATATTGGAAGCAGATAATATAGGAAGAGAGATATCATAAAAAGGAGTATAGAAATATGTCAAATTTAAAATATAGAGAAGAGCTTGATTTAATTGAAAATTATAAGCCTGCAAAGTCCTTGGAAGCTGTAAATAGAGAACTTGGATTAACTGAAATAATCAAACTAGCAGGTAATGAAAATAGACTTGGAAGTTCTGAGTTAGCTAAGGAAGCAGTTAAAAATTTTGTTAATGAACTTTCTTTTTATCCGGATTTTGATGTAACGCTTCTTAGGGAAAGATTATCTAAAGACCTAAAGGTTAATGGAGATCAGCTTATTTTTGGAAACGGATCTTTTGAGCTTTTATCTTTGATAGCTAAAGCTTTTATAAATAAAGGAGAAGAATCTATAATTCCGGAAATTACCTTTGGGTGGTATCAATCAGTTACCCTTCAAATGGGAGGGAAGATTGAGTGGGTTTCACTTAAAGAACATAAAATAGATTTGGATGAAATAAAAGCAAGAATAAATCAAAATACTAAAGTAATATGGCTTTGCAATCCTAATAATCCTATAGGAACATTTATTGATGAAACAACTTTGAAAAATTTCCTTAAAGATGTTTCAAGAGATGTAATTGTAGTTCTAGATGAAGCTTATTATGAATTTGCAGATGATTCAAGTTATCCAGATTCTATCAAGTTACTTGGAGATTATAAAAATATTATTATTTTAAGAACCTTTTCCAAGGTTTATGGGTTAGCATCTTTAAGATTAGGTTATGGAATTGCAGATTCAGAATTCATCAGCTATCTATATAAGGTCAAGGAACCAATTAATGTGAACATGGTTGCTCAAGTAGCTGCATTGGCGAGTCTTGATGACTTTGAATTTAAAAATAAGGTTTTAGAAAACAATAAGAAAAGTAAGCAATTATATTATGAGGAATTAGATAAATTAAATCTAGAATACATTAAGACACAAGGTAATTTTATAATGATTAATACAAAGCTTAATGGGGATTTGGTTACAGAAGAGTTTTTAAAAAGAGGTATAGTCATAAGAAGCGGCGTAGAATTTAAGATGCCTGAATGGATAAGAATTTCTATAGGCACTTATGAAGAAAATGTTAAAGTATTAGAAGTATTAAAAGAAATAATATCATGATTATTATATGTGTATAAAACACTATTACAGATAAAGCAGATAATAATTATTTGGAGGTAAAGCATTATGAATTATAAAGCTGGACTTGATGTTGGTTCAACAACTGTGAAGCTGGTTATAATTGATTCTGACAATAAAATTGTATTTTCAAGTTATGAGCGCCACTTTGCTGATGTCAAAAATGCAACTTTAAGGGTATTAAAAGAAGCTATTAAAATTGTAGGAAAACAACAAGAAATTATAATGAGGATAACTGGTTCTGCTGGAATGGGGCTTGCAAAAGTTATAGATGTTCCTTTTATACAGGAGGTTATATCATGTACTGAAGCAGTCGAAAAGTTAATTCCAGAAACTGATGTGGTTATCGAACTAGGTGGAGAGGATTCAAAAATTACTTTTTTAAAGGGCACTTTAGAACAAAGAATGAATGGTACCTGTGCTGGTGGAACAGGTGCATTTATAGACCAAATGGCATCTCTTTTAAATACAGATGCCCAGGGAATTAATGAAATGGCAAAAACGGCTGCAATAATTTATCCTATAGCCTCGCGTTGTGGAGTTTTTGCAAAATCAGATATTCAACCTCTTATTAATCAGGGAGCATCAAAAGGAGATATAGCAGCAAGTGTTATGCAGGCAGTTGTAAATCAGACCATTGCTAGTTTAGCAGCTGGAAGAAAGATTCAAGGAAAGATTGCTTTTTTAGGAGGGCCACTATATTTTTTGAGTGAACTTAGAAAAAGTTTTATGGAAACTTTAAAAGTGAAAGAAGAGGATGCAATTTTTCCAGAAAATTCTTTATTATTTGTTGCATTAGGGGCAGCCTTATATCCTAAGCAAAATAAAATTGTACCTTTAGAAGAGGTTGTTCAGAATCTGGAGAAGGCTAGTAAAAATAATTTAGAAGTAGCAAGTTTCTTAGAGCCACTTTTTGAAAGTGAAGATGAACTAAAAGGATTTCGTGAACGTCATAGTAAAGCTTCAGTACCTACAAAAGCTTTAAGTGAACATAGTGGGGCTGCATATCTTGGTATAGATGCAGGCTCAACTACTTCCAAAATAGTACTTATAGACCAAGAAGCAAATATTTTATTTAGTCATTATGGGAATAATAAAGGAGAGCCGTTAGATACAGTAAAAGAGACATTGGTTGATTTATTTAAGAAGCTTCCTAAAGAAGTATATATAGGAAAAGCTACTGTAACAGGCTATGGAGAAGAATTACTAAAAAATGCATTAAAAATAGATATTGGAGTAGTTGAAACAATGGCTCATTATAGGGCTGCTGAGCATTTTCAAGATGGTGTAGATTTCATTTTGGATATTGGTGGACAAGATATGAAAGCCTTAACTATTAAAGATGGAACTTTATCCTCTATTCAACTAAATGAAGCATGTTCTTCTGGTTGCGGTTCCTTTATTGAAACTTTTGCGAAATCAATGAATTACAGTGTAGAGGATTTTGCAAAGGCAGCGCTTAATTCAAAAAGTCCAGCTGATTTAGGCTCAAAATGTACTGTATTTATGAATTCTAAAGTGAAACAGGTACAAAAGGAAGGGTTTAATGTTGGAGATATTTCAGCAGGATTGGCTTATTCAGTTATAAAAAACTCATTATATAAGGTAATAAAAATAAAAAGACCAGAAGAGTTAGGTAAGAAAATAGTTTGTCAGGGTGGAACTTTCTATAATGAGGCAGTGCTTAGAGCTTTTGAAAAAATCAGTGGCTTAGAAGTTGTTCGCCCAACTATTGCAGGGTTAATGGGAGCTTATGGAGCAGCGTTGATTGCTAAAGCTAATCATCAAATTGGAGAAAAATCAAGTTTAATTTCACTGACAGATTTAGAGCAATTTACAGTTGAAAAAGAATTTACTAGATGCAAGCTTTGCGAAAATAAGTGTATGTTAACTGTAACGACTTTCTCTGATGGTGGCAGTTTTGTATCAGGTAATAGATGTGAGAGAGGGGCAAAAATTCAAATTAAAGAAGAAGATAAAAGGGTTAACTTAGTAGAGTATAGATATAATAGATTATTTAAGTATCGCCCACTTGAAATGACTGAGGCCACTAGAGGCGTAATTGGAATTCCAAGGGCTTTAAATATATATGATAATTATCCTTTGTGGTTTACAATATTTACTGATTTAGGATTTGGGATCGAACTTTCCCCTAGATCTACTAAGAAAATTTATGAAACTGGTATTGATACTATTCCAAGTGATACAGTGTGTTATCCAGCGAAAATATCACATGGTCATGTACAGAACTTAATTAATAAAGGAATAACAAAGATATTTTTCCCAACAGTAGTATATGAACGACTGGAGCATGAAAAAGCAGATAATCATTATAATTGTGCTGTAGTTCAAGGTTATCCTAATCTTTTAAAGCATAATATAGATGAAGTAATTAATGAAGAGATAACTTATTATACACCAGCTATAAATTTAGCTGATAAGGATTCTGTAATTGAAACGCTTTTAGAAGAATTAAAGGCTTATAAAATTACAGAAGAAGAAATGAAAAAAGCAGTTTATCATGGCTTTGAGGAGTTAACTGCTTTTAAAAATGATATAAAAGCAAAAGGTGAAGAGACCCTAAAGCTTATAGAAGAAAACGGAGGATATGGGATTGTATTAGCAGGGCGTCCATACCATTCTGATCCTGAAATTAACCATGGCATTTCAAAGGTTATAACGCAAGAAGGCTTTCATGTTCTTACAGAAGATAGCATTTATCAGTTAGGAGATGTCGAAGATTTAAGATTAGTTAATCAATGGGAATATGGTTCACGTATTTTTGCAGCAGCAAAAGTTGTTGCAAAGTCTAAAAATATAGACTTTGTCCAGCTTAATTCTTTTGGATGTAGTTTAGACACTGTTGCTACAGATCAAATATCAGAAATTTTAGAGCAGTATGGAAAAGTTTTAACTGTCCTGAAAATAGATGAAGGTTCAAATTTAGGGACTGTAAAAATTCGTATGAGATCTCTTAAAGTGTCTATTAAAGATAAAGAAAAAGCAGGCTTTAAGCCATATAAGAGATTTGAAAATCCTAATTTTGCAAATTTCACTAAGGAAATGAAAGAGGCTCATACAATACTGCTTCCTTCCATTGCACCTTTTAGGCAAAACGGATTAGTGAATATTGCCCTTCGTGCGTCAGGTTATAATGCTGTAATGCTGCCTTCGAAAAACTTAACAGCATTAGATAAAGGGTTGAGATTTGTAAATAATGAATATTGCCATCCACCAATTGATTATGTTGGACAGATAGTAGAAGCTCTTGAAAGTGGAAAATATGATTTAGATAATACTACAATTATGATTTTAGATCCAGGAACAAATTGCAGCTGTAGAGGAGCAAATTTTGCAACAGTACTGCGTAAAGCAATTTATGATGCAGGTTATCCAGATGTACCAGTTGTTCCTATGCCTATAGAGTTTAAGGATTATGAGACAGATGAAAGAAAATCTGGTTTTGTTTTAACAGAGCCTCTTTTGAAAAGATTAGCCCTTGCAAATTCATATGCTGATTTATTTGAAAAAGTTGTATACAGAACTAGACCATATGAGATTAAATCTGGACAAATAGATAGATTACATCAAAAATGGATAGAGAAAATAAAACCTAATATAGAAAATACGTCCTTAAGTGATTTTAGAATTAACATGGAAAATATCATTAAAGAGTTTGATAATATTCCGTTATTAGATATCCAAAAGCCTAAGGTTGGGCTTGTTGGAGATGCTGAATTAACTATAAACTTTGCTGAAAATGGAAGTTACAATATTGTAAGGTTATTAGAGTCAGAAGGAGTAGAAGTCGTTGTGCCAGGAATAGGCTTTATGTCTACTTATTTAATAGGTGATTTAGGTGAACATATGAAAGAATTATCGGACAGCTTTTATAATCAATGCGAAAAGCCTATGGATGAAGCTTTAAGAGCTTCTAAAAGGTTTAGAAAATTCTATTCTATTTTTGACATGAAGGCAAGTGCAAATCAAATAGCACCATTTGCAAATTATCAGGGTAAGTTTTGGTTTATGACTGGTGGTAAAATGATAGAGCTTTTAAAAGATAATGTTAATAATATTGTACTGTATCAAGCTTTCAATTGTGCCATTAATTATGTGTGTGGTGTAGGTCTTAACAAAGAAATAAAAAGACAATATCCACAGGCTAATATAGTAAATATTGATTATGATCCTGGAATGTCAATGGTAAACCAGGTAAATCGTATTAAACTTATGATAAGTAATGCTGAAAAAGATTTGGAAAGGGAAGAAGTAATTTAGTGAAATTATATTTTAACTGTGATACAAATTACAGTTAAAATATAATTAGTGCTAGAAATACAGGAGGAAGTAATATATGTTATTACAGGAGAAATTTCAATTTCTAAAGGATAATATAAAAGAAAGAGGAAGTGGAGCAATTGCTTTTTCAGGTGGAGTGGATAGTACCTTCTTAGTTTATGTAGCACATGAGGTATTAGGAGATAAGGTTATAGCAGTTACAGCTACTTCATCAACTTATCCACAAAGAGAGTTAAAGGAAGCAATTAAATATGCAAAGGACATTGGAGTAAAGCACTTAATTATATCTTCAGAAGAGTTAGACATTGAGGGATTTGCGAGTAATCCTAAAAATAGGTGTTACTATTGCAAAAAAGAACTTTTTACAAAGATAAGGGTAGTAGCTAAAGAAAATGGTATTGAATATGTTTTTGATGGTTCAAACCTGGATGATAGTGGTGATTACAGACCAGGAATGCAGGCAGCTAGTGAATTGGAAGTTATAAGCCCTCTTAAGGAAGCTACTCTTACTAAAGAGGACATAAGAGCACTTTCAAAAGAATTAGGAATTCCAACTTGGAACAAGCCTTCCTTTGCATGTTTATCTTCCAGATTTCCTTATGGAAGAAAGATTACAATTCCAAAGCTTAAAATGGTAGAAGAAGCAGAACAGTTTTTACTAGATATAGGCATAAGGCAAGTAAGAGTAAGGCATCATGGAGAAATAGCTAGAATTGAAGTTTCTCCTGAAGAAAGAGTTAAATTCTTTGATGTTTCTGTAATGGATAAGATAGGAGAGACGTTCAAAAAAATAGGATTTTCTTATGTTACTTTAGATGTAATAGGATACAGAACAGGGAGTATGAATGAAGTTCTTACAGCGGAAGAAAAAAACAATGCGTGAGATTTTATTTTGATCTGATTATACAAACGATAAGCAGGTTTTGCTTATCGTTTGTATAAAAAAATAAAAATTGTATCTACAAAATGAATTGAGAAAATTTTATAAAAATATAAAATTATATTGACTAATAGTCCCAATATGGAATATAATTATTTTTATAAATCATACTAAATAAATAGGAATAATAAGAAAAAGAAATCATATAATTTATTATAAGACAAAGCAATGAAGGGAATAAGTATATTAAGGAAAGTTTTTAGAGAGGAATTCTTAAAAGAGCTGGAAGGAGTTCTAAATGGAACTTAATAGAATGCATCCTGGAGCACTAAGTTGAACACAGGTATATAAAGTAACAGGTAATTAAGCTTATCTATTTTACATTATTGGCCAAGTTATAGTAGACTTAGCGGGAATGCCCGATATAGCAAAAAGAAGATGTTATGTATAAATTTATTCATAACAATCAGAGTGGAACCGCGGATATTGTCTGCCTCTGTTTAATATGGAGGTAGTTTTTTTATATTAAAAATCATATTAGAACACGAGTAAAAAGATATTGGATGAATATAATAGTGGGGCTATTTATTTTATTTATTCAAATAACAAAATATTATTATGGATTTTGTACAAAAACTAATGTTTTATCTTCAAATTTAGAGAGAATAAGTTTTTTATAATTTAAAGTGTATGGGGGAATGTTTTATGGCGATTAATGAAAAACAAATTATCGAGGATAAAAAGCTTAAAGAAATACTTAAAATGATTGAAAAAATTAAATATGGGTCTGTGACACTAATAATTCAAGATGGAGTAATAATACAAGTAGATAAAAATGAAAAAATACGAATGAAATAATAAGAGAATAATTAATAGTGGTATTATAGTAATCTGACTGGAGAACCAGAGGATGTACTTCTTAATAAAAGAAGTATATCCTCTTTTATTTTATTAAAAACAATATAAAAAGGAGAATTTTAAAATGGCAGAAAAAACATTAAGACAAGTAGCAATTTACGGTAAAGGAGGAATAGGAAAATCAACCACTACACAAAATTTAACCGCAGGACTTGCGGAATTAGGTAAAAATATAATGGTAGTAGGTTGTGACCCTAAGGCAGATTCAACAAGATTATTATTAGGAGGATTAGCTCAAAAAACAGTTTTAGATACTTTGAGAGAAGAAGGGGAAGATATAGAATTAGACGCCATAATGAAAAAAGGCTTTAAAGGAATAAAATGTGTTGAATCTGGTGGGCCAGAACCTGGAGTTGGTTGCGCAGGAAGAGGAATAATAACTTCTATTGGAATGTTGGAAAGATTGGGAGCATACACAGAGGATTTAGACTATGTGTTTTATGATGTACTTGGTGACGTAGTTTGTGGAGGTTTTGCAATGCCTATAAGAGAAGGTAAGGCAAAGGAAATATATATAGTTGCAAGTGGAGAAATGATGGCATTATATGCAGCAAATAATATATCAAAAGGAATCCAAAAGTATGCATTAAAAGGCGGAGTTAGACTTGGGGGAATTATTTGTAACAGCAGAAATGTTGATAGAGAGCTTGATCTATTAAGAGCCTTTGCAAAGGAACTTGGAACTCAATTAATACACTTTGTACCAAGAAATAATGTTGTACAAAGAGCTGAAATAAGAAAGAAAACTGTAATAGAATTTAATCCAGAAGATAAACAAGCAGATGAATATAGAGAATTAGCAAGAAAGATAGAGGAAAACAAACTATTTGTAATTCCAAAACCAATGACTCAAGAAAGACTTGAAGAAATTTTAATTGAGTATGGCTTAATGGATTTGGATTCTGAGTATATCATTTAGTTTAAATAATTTTGGAGTATAAAGTTTAAAATACCTAAAGCAGCATTAGTATTTAAGATAATGGGGAGGCAATTTTATGATAACAGTTAAAAATGTAAGTAAAACTTTTAATACTCCAACCGGAAAAGTAGAAGTATTAAAAGATATACACTTTAAAGTTGATAAAGGAGATATTTTTGGAATAATAGGTTTTAGTGGTGCCGGAAAATCAACCTTAATAAGGTGTTTAAATGGTCTAGAAAAACCTAATTCTGGGGATATATTAATTGGAGAAAATGAGATAACTAAATTAAATAGAAAAGAGTTGCGAAGTGCTAGAAAAAAGATTGGTATGATATTTCAACAATTTAACTTATTTGATTCAAGGACTGTTTATGAAAATATTGCTTTCCCATTAGAAATCTCTGGGTATAAAAAAGATAAGATAAAAAATAGAGTTGAAGAAATATTAGAGTTAGTTGAATTATCAGAAAAAAGGGACTCATATCCACTTCAATTAAGTGGAGGGCAAAAGCAGAGAGTTGGTATTGCAAGAGCATTGGCAAATGAGCCAGATGTACTGCTTAGCGATGAAGCAACTTCTGCCTTGGATCCTCAAACAACATTTTCAATCTTAGAACTTTTGAAAAATATTAATCAAAAATTAAACCTTACAATAGTTATAATAACCCATGAACTAGATGTATTAAGATATTGCACTAATAATATGGTGGTTTTAGAAGATGGACACATTGTTGAAAGAGGAAATACAGAAAATTTATTTCT
The window above is part of the Clostridium saccharoperbutylacetonicum N1-4(HMT) genome. Proteins encoded here:
- a CDS encoding ABC transporter substrate-binding protein, which codes for MKKRKFVKLLSIIMVVTLGITGCSTSSNSGKIDDKQKTAGTGDSVDLSKVTLRFGEVGWSQYQSELKAAGLDNTPYKVEYNTFQGGNLCLQAMAADQIDLTGSSETPPVFAAESQNQGNFKIVAVNHGSTLLQELVVPKDSPIKTVADLKGKKVGYINATTAQYFLIKMLEKVGLKWSDVDAKQMSTADGVTALAGGQIDAFASYGNSIIAAHKNGAITLQSAQDILSGYFPYEASVTALKDSGKKAAIIDYLARVEKANQWKRDNAEAWAKISAKPQGFSEEDGLDVFKKQEAQTKSQVILVDDKVIASQQDLSNVFNSVGLIKNKQDVKNFYTNELNDELKKALSK
- a CDS encoding ABC transporter permease subunit yields the protein MEKDKKTYIFSKTLGLIIPILILIAWYVFSNNGLIKSSILPTPISVYDAFVETVKNGELQKNMIISSKRAFIGLLIGGGIGFFLGLATGLSKIAKLFLNDSIQMIRNIPILALLPLIILWFGIGEEAKVVMVALAVFFPMYLNTYNGIISIDQGLIEMGKIYGLKGFTLFKNIIFPGALQSILVGLRHSLGIMWLILIAAETLASDTGIGYMAMTARELLQMDVVVLSIIIYAILGKLSDFVANVIERIVLRWNPAFSK
- a CDS encoding ATP-binding cassette domain-containing protein, translating into MSEDNGIEIKIEQLNKYFGKVKVLENLCLSIKAGEFIAIVGKSGCGKSTLLRIISGLDKPSEGEIKLDDKISHKQNENVRYLFQEARLLPWKNIMDNVLIGSQNNRDLAENALNAVGLLDKAKEWPYALSGGQKQRVALARALTSSPKLILLDEPLGALDALTRIEMQQLIEKIWLEKGFTVILVTHDVSEAVTLADRVVLIEKGKIEMNIDITLARPRIKDNDFAYFENRILNKVLNLSDERKVQAEYAI
- a CDS encoding iron-containing alcohol dehydrogenase family protein, with translation MSLIQTPYEYVNEPGIISEAGNYVKELGGNALIIGGKTALSITENNIAKSFEENNIIFTIKEFSGYPTEKVIAKFSELGKEQKIDVVIGIGGGRVLDTTKAVGNRLNIPIVAIPTIAATCASWAAVSIIYDEDGNQVDFFETQKSANLILADTKILAEAPDRYLKAGIIDTLAKWYESEPNLKNHNDSLQLKIQTEVAKLGFDILLEKSNKYFNSKDRKDNLNDFKQIVDSIILIAGLVNSIKSNEFYGGIAHPFYNSTTRIPETRNKLHGEKVAFGILTQLVLEGKTKTELIETFNLFKNFDAPITLKGIGIENEIDEKITLIAEDVSKKSGFYKGINYELTSDVIKKAILEADNIGREIS
- the hisC gene encoding histidinol-phosphate transaminase codes for the protein MSNLKYREELDLIENYKPAKSLEAVNRELGLTEIIKLAGNENRLGSSELAKEAVKNFVNELSFYPDFDVTLLRERLSKDLKVNGDQLIFGNGSFELLSLIAKAFINKGEESIIPEITFGWYQSVTLQMGGKIEWVSLKEHKIDLDEIKARINQNTKVIWLCNPNNPIGTFIDETTLKNFLKDVSRDVIVVLDEAYYEFADDSSYPDSIKLLGDYKNIIILRTFSKVYGLASLRLGYGIADSEFISYLYKVKEPINVNMVAQVAALASLDDFEFKNKVLENNKKSKQLYYEELDKLNLEYIKTQGNFIMINTKLNGDLVTEEFLKRGIVIRSGVEFKMPEWIRISIGTYEENVKVLEVLKEIIS